In one window of Festucalex cinctus isolate MCC-2025b chromosome 14, RoL_Fcin_1.0, whole genome shotgun sequence DNA:
- the pde10a gene encoding cAMP and cAMP-inhibited cGMP 3',5'-cyclic phosphodiesterase 10A isoform X5 has product MEDGPSSTSCFRRLTDCFLGASLTDEKVKAYLSLHPQMLDDFVLESVSAETLDRWLKRKTSSRPADDTSSKEVSRYQDANMQGVVYELNSYMEQRLDTGGDNKLLLYELCSIVKTATKADGFALYFLGECNNSLCLFTPTRTKDGPPSLVPSGPIAFGTTIAAHVAKTRKTLLVEDIMGDERFPDGTGQDSGIRVHSVLCLPILTAIGDLIAILELRRHWGKEPFNLSHQEVATANLAWASVAIHQVQVCRGLAKQTELNDFLLDVSKTYFDNIVAIDSLLEHIMIYAKNLVNADRCALFQVDQNNKELYSDLFDIGEEKEGKPVFRKTKEIRFSIEKGIAGQVARTGEVLNIPDAYADPRFNREVDLKTGYTTRNILCMPIVSRGAVIGVVQMVNKLSGSAFTKTDENNFKMFAVFCALALHCANMYHRIRHSECIYRVTMEKLSYHSICTSEEWKTLTQLNLPTLIYKEIETFHFDISPFEEIWPAVFIYMVHSSCGKTSFELEKLCRFTMSVRKNYRRVPYHNWKHAVTVAHCMFAILQKTPGTFTELEKKGLLIACLCHDLDHRGYSNTYLQKFDHPLAALYSTSTMEQHHFSQTVSILQLEGHNIFSNLNSSEYEQVLEIIRKAIIATDLALYFNNHQQLSELLTSGDLDFNNHSHRDRVIGLMMTACDLCSVTKQWQITRLTANDIYAEFWAEGDEMKKIGMQPISMMDRDKKDEVPQGQVGFYNAVAIPCYTTLADLFSPSSPLLKACKENLSQWEKIAHGEVEDVVPHRPSDSGPVKVDN; this is encoded by the exons ATGACACGTCGTCCAAAGAGGTCAGCAGG TACCAGGATGCGAACATGCAGGGTGTGGTGTATGAACTCAACAGCTACATGGAGCAGCGCTTGGACACTGGAGGAGACAACAAGCTGTTGCTCTATGAACTCTGCAGCATTGTTAAAACAG CAACAAAAGCTGATGGATTTGCACTTTACTTTTTGGGAGAATGCAACAAT AGTTTATGTTTGTTCACCCCAACAAGGACCAAGGATGGTCCCCCAAGCCTTGTCCCATCTGGGCCCATCGCATTCGGGACAACCATTGCAGCTCATGTTGCCAAGACTCGCAAAACACTTTTAGTAGAAGACATCATGGGG GACGAGCGCTTCCCAGATGGCACAGGGCAGGACTCAGGGATCCGTGTTCATTCTGTCTTGTGCCTCCCCATCCTCACTGCCATTGGGGACCTCATCGCCATACTGGAGCTGCGTCGGCACTGGGGAAAGGAGCCGTTCAACCTCAGTCACCAAGAG gTTGCAACAGCAAACCTAGCGTGGGCGTCAGTTGCCATTCATCAAGTACAG GTGTGCCGAGGCCTCGCTAAACAGACGGAGCTCAATGACTTCCTCTTAGATGTGTCAAA AACATACTTTGATAATATTGTGGCAATAGATTCTCTACTTGAACACATTATG ATATATGCAAAAAACCTGGTGAATGCCGACAGGTGTGCACTCTTCCAGGTAGATCAAAACAACAAAGAACTGTATTCTGACCTGTTCGATATTGGTGAGGAGAAAGAAGGCAAGCCAGTCTTTAGGAAAACCAAAGAAATTAG GTTTTCTATAGAGAAAGGAATAGCTGGTCAGGTGGCTCGGACAGGGGAAGTCTTAAATATCCCAGATGCCTATGCAGACCCGCGGTTTAACCG AGAGGTGGACCTGAAAACAGGTTACACCACGCGGAATATCCTGTGCATGCCCATCGTGAGCAGGGGGGCTGTTATCGGAGTGGTGCAGATGGTGAATAAGTTAAGCGGTAGTGCCTTCACTAAAACAGATGAGAACAACTTCAAGATGTTCGCTGTCTTCTGTGCCCTGGCCTTACACTGTGCAAAT ATGTACCATCGAATTCGCCACTCTGAATGCATTTACAGAGTGACAATGGAGAAACTGTCTTACCACAGCATCTGCACCTCAGAAGAATGGAAAACACTCACTCAGCTCAACCTTCCCACTCTCATTTATAAAGAGATCGAAAC GTTTCACTTTGACATAAGTCCCTTTGAGGAGATCTGGCCTGCAGTTTTCATCTACATGGTTCACAGCTCCTGTGGAAAAACCAG cTTTGAGCTGGAGAAGCTGTGTCGATTCACCATGTCCGTACGCAAGAACTACCGGCGTGTGCCCTACCACAACTGGAAGCACGCCGTGACCGTCGCCCACTGTATGTTTGCAATCCTACAGAAGACCCCCGGGACCTTCACAGAGCTCGAG AAGAAAGGACTCTTGATAGCCTGCCTGTGTCACGATCTGGACCATCGAGGGTACAGCAACACTTATCTGCAGAAGTTTGACCACCCGCTGGCTGCTCTGTACTCCACCTCCACTATGGAGCAGCATCACTTCTCTCAGACTGTCTCCATTTTGCAG CTGGAAGGGCACAATATTTTCTCCAACCTGAATTCCAGCGAGTACGAGCAGGTGCTAGAAATCATCCGGAAGGCCATCATCGCCACGGACCTGGCCCTTTACTTCAACAACCACCAGCAACTGTCAGAGCTTCTCACCTCAGGTGATCTCGACttcaacaaccactcacacag GGACCGTGTGATTGGTCTGATGATGACAGCATGTGACCTGTGTTCTGTAACTAAGCAATGGCAGATCACACGACTCACAGCCAACGACATCTATGCTGAATTCTGGGCCGAG GGAGATGAGATGAAGAAGATCGGGATGCAGCCCATTTCAATGATGGATCGAGACAAGAAAGATGAAGTCCCTCAAGGCCAA GTGGGATTCTACAATGCTGTAGCAATTCCATGTTATACGACACTAGCAGATCTTTTCTCTCCATCCAGTCCACTTCTAAAAGCGTGCAA GGAGAACTTGAGCCAATGGGAGAAGATAGCGCATGGTGAGGTGGAGGACGTGGTTCCTCACCGGCCTTCTGATTCAGGACCTGTCAAGGTGGACAACTGA
- the pde10a gene encoding cAMP and cAMP-inhibited cGMP 3',5'-cyclic phosphodiesterase 10A isoform X4, with translation MEDGPSSTSCFRRLTDCFLGASLTDEKVKAYLSLHPQMLDDFVLESVSAETLDRWLKRKTSSRPADDTSSKEVSRQYQDANMQGVVYELNSYMEQRLDTGGDNKLLLYELCSIVKTATKADGFALYFLGECNNSLCLFTPTRTKDGPPSLVPSGPIAFGTTIAAHVAKTRKTLLVEDIMGDERFPDGTGQDSGIRVHSVLCLPILTAIGDLIAILELRRHWGKEPFNLSHQEVATANLAWASVAIHQVQVCRGLAKQTELNDFLLDVSKTYFDNIVAIDSLLEHIMIYAKNLVNADRCALFQVDQNNKELYSDLFDIGEEKEGKPVFRKTKEIRFSIEKGIAGQVARTGEVLNIPDAYADPRFNREVDLKTGYTTRNILCMPIVSRGAVIGVVQMVNKLSGSAFTKTDENNFKMFAVFCALALHCANMYHRIRHSECIYRVTMEKLSYHSICTSEEWKTLTQLNLPTLIYKEIETFHFDISPFEEIWPAVFIYMVHSSCGKTSFELEKLCRFTMSVRKNYRRVPYHNWKHAVTVAHCMFAILQKTPGTFTELEKKGLLIACLCHDLDHRGYSNTYLQKFDHPLAALYSTSTMEQHHFSQTVSILQLEGHNIFSNLNSSEYEQVLEIIRKAIIATDLALYFNNHQQLSELLTSGDLDFNNHSHRDRVIGLMMTACDLCSVTKQWQITRLTANDIYAEFWAEGDEMKKIGMQPISMMDRDKKDEVPQGQVGFYNAVAIPCYTTLADLFSPSSPLLKACKENLSQWEKIAHGEVEDVVPHRPSDSGPVKVDN, from the exons ATGACACGTCGTCCAAAGAGGTCAGCAGG CAGTACCAGGATGCGAACATGCAGGGTGTGGTGTATGAACTCAACAGCTACATGGAGCAGCGCTTGGACACTGGAGGAGACAACAAGCTGTTGCTCTATGAACTCTGCAGCATTGTTAAAACAG CAACAAAAGCTGATGGATTTGCACTTTACTTTTTGGGAGAATGCAACAAT AGTTTATGTTTGTTCACCCCAACAAGGACCAAGGATGGTCCCCCAAGCCTTGTCCCATCTGGGCCCATCGCATTCGGGACAACCATTGCAGCTCATGTTGCCAAGACTCGCAAAACACTTTTAGTAGAAGACATCATGGGG GACGAGCGCTTCCCAGATGGCACAGGGCAGGACTCAGGGATCCGTGTTCATTCTGTCTTGTGCCTCCCCATCCTCACTGCCATTGGGGACCTCATCGCCATACTGGAGCTGCGTCGGCACTGGGGAAAGGAGCCGTTCAACCTCAGTCACCAAGAG gTTGCAACAGCAAACCTAGCGTGGGCGTCAGTTGCCATTCATCAAGTACAG GTGTGCCGAGGCCTCGCTAAACAGACGGAGCTCAATGACTTCCTCTTAGATGTGTCAAA AACATACTTTGATAATATTGTGGCAATAGATTCTCTACTTGAACACATTATG ATATATGCAAAAAACCTGGTGAATGCCGACAGGTGTGCACTCTTCCAGGTAGATCAAAACAACAAAGAACTGTATTCTGACCTGTTCGATATTGGTGAGGAGAAAGAAGGCAAGCCAGTCTTTAGGAAAACCAAAGAAATTAG GTTTTCTATAGAGAAAGGAATAGCTGGTCAGGTGGCTCGGACAGGGGAAGTCTTAAATATCCCAGATGCCTATGCAGACCCGCGGTTTAACCG AGAGGTGGACCTGAAAACAGGTTACACCACGCGGAATATCCTGTGCATGCCCATCGTGAGCAGGGGGGCTGTTATCGGAGTGGTGCAGATGGTGAATAAGTTAAGCGGTAGTGCCTTCACTAAAACAGATGAGAACAACTTCAAGATGTTCGCTGTCTTCTGTGCCCTGGCCTTACACTGTGCAAAT ATGTACCATCGAATTCGCCACTCTGAATGCATTTACAGAGTGACAATGGAGAAACTGTCTTACCACAGCATCTGCACCTCAGAAGAATGGAAAACACTCACTCAGCTCAACCTTCCCACTCTCATTTATAAAGAGATCGAAAC GTTTCACTTTGACATAAGTCCCTTTGAGGAGATCTGGCCTGCAGTTTTCATCTACATGGTTCACAGCTCCTGTGGAAAAACCAG cTTTGAGCTGGAGAAGCTGTGTCGATTCACCATGTCCGTACGCAAGAACTACCGGCGTGTGCCCTACCACAACTGGAAGCACGCCGTGACCGTCGCCCACTGTATGTTTGCAATCCTACAGAAGACCCCCGGGACCTTCACAGAGCTCGAG AAGAAAGGACTCTTGATAGCCTGCCTGTGTCACGATCTGGACCATCGAGGGTACAGCAACACTTATCTGCAGAAGTTTGACCACCCGCTGGCTGCTCTGTACTCCACCTCCACTATGGAGCAGCATCACTTCTCTCAGACTGTCTCCATTTTGCAG CTGGAAGGGCACAATATTTTCTCCAACCTGAATTCCAGCGAGTACGAGCAGGTGCTAGAAATCATCCGGAAGGCCATCATCGCCACGGACCTGGCCCTTTACTTCAACAACCACCAGCAACTGTCAGAGCTTCTCACCTCAGGTGATCTCGACttcaacaaccactcacacag GGACCGTGTGATTGGTCTGATGATGACAGCATGTGACCTGTGTTCTGTAACTAAGCAATGGCAGATCACACGACTCACAGCCAACGACATCTATGCTGAATTCTGGGCCGAG GGAGATGAGATGAAGAAGATCGGGATGCAGCCCATTTCAATGATGGATCGAGACAAGAAAGATGAAGTCCCTCAAGGCCAA GTGGGATTCTACAATGCTGTAGCAATTCCATGTTATACGACACTAGCAGATCTTTTCTCTCCATCCAGTCCACTTCTAAAAGCGTGCAA GGAGAACTTGAGCCAATGGGAGAAGATAGCGCATGGTGAGGTGGAGGACGTGGTTCCTCACCGGCCTTCTGATTCAGGACCTGTCAAGGTGGACAACTGA
- the pde10a gene encoding cAMP and cAMP-inhibited cGMP 3',5'-cyclic phosphodiesterase 10A isoform X3, translated as MSKKRKSLDDLGFEESPLEGCSDPGLTDEKVKAYLSLHPQMLDDFVLESVSAETLDRWLKRKTSSRPADDTSSKEVSRQYQDANMQGVVYELNSYMEQRLDTGGDNKLLLYELCSIVKTATKADGFALYFLGECNNSLCLFTPTRTKDGPPSLVPSGPIAFGTTIAAHVAKTRKTLLVEDIMGDERFPDGTGQDSGIRVHSVLCLPILTAIGDLIAILELRRHWGKEPFNLSHQEVATANLAWASVAIHQVQVCRGLAKQTELNDFLLDVSKTYFDNIVAIDSLLEHIMIYAKNLVNADRCALFQVDQNNKELYSDLFDIGEEKEGKPVFRKTKEIRFSIEKGIAGQVARTGEVLNIPDAYADPRFNREVDLKTGYTTRNILCMPIVSRGAVIGVVQMVNKLSGSAFTKTDENNFKMFAVFCALALHCANMYHRIRHSECIYRVTMEKLSYHSICTSEEWKTLTQLNLPTLIYKEIETFHFDISPFEEIWPAVFIYMVHSSCGKTSFELEKLCRFTMSVRKNYRRVPYHNWKHAVTVAHCMFAILQKTPGTFTELEKKGLLIACLCHDLDHRGYSNTYLQKFDHPLAALYSTSTMEQHHFSQTVSILQEGHNIFSNLNSSEYEQVLEIIRKAIIATDLALYFNNHQQLSELLTSGDLDFNNHSHRDRVIGLMMTACDLCSVTKQWQITRLTANDIYAEFWAEGDEMKKIGMQPISMMDRDKKDEVPQGQVGFYNAVAIPCYTTLADLFSPSSPLLKACKENLSQWEKIAHGEVEDVVPHRPSDSGPVKVDN; from the exons ATGACACGTCGTCCAAAGAGGTCAGCAGG CAGTACCAGGATGCGAACATGCAGGGTGTGGTGTATGAACTCAACAGCTACATGGAGCAGCGCTTGGACACTGGAGGAGACAACAAGCTGTTGCTCTATGAACTCTGCAGCATTGTTAAAACAG CAACAAAAGCTGATGGATTTGCACTTTACTTTTTGGGAGAATGCAACAAT AGTTTATGTTTGTTCACCCCAACAAGGACCAAGGATGGTCCCCCAAGCCTTGTCCCATCTGGGCCCATCGCATTCGGGACAACCATTGCAGCTCATGTTGCCAAGACTCGCAAAACACTTTTAGTAGAAGACATCATGGGG GACGAGCGCTTCCCAGATGGCACAGGGCAGGACTCAGGGATCCGTGTTCATTCTGTCTTGTGCCTCCCCATCCTCACTGCCATTGGGGACCTCATCGCCATACTGGAGCTGCGTCGGCACTGGGGAAAGGAGCCGTTCAACCTCAGTCACCAAGAG gTTGCAACAGCAAACCTAGCGTGGGCGTCAGTTGCCATTCATCAAGTACAG GTGTGCCGAGGCCTCGCTAAACAGACGGAGCTCAATGACTTCCTCTTAGATGTGTCAAA AACATACTTTGATAATATTGTGGCAATAGATTCTCTACTTGAACACATTATG ATATATGCAAAAAACCTGGTGAATGCCGACAGGTGTGCACTCTTCCAGGTAGATCAAAACAACAAAGAACTGTATTCTGACCTGTTCGATATTGGTGAGGAGAAAGAAGGCAAGCCAGTCTTTAGGAAAACCAAAGAAATTAG GTTTTCTATAGAGAAAGGAATAGCTGGTCAGGTGGCTCGGACAGGGGAAGTCTTAAATATCCCAGATGCCTATGCAGACCCGCGGTTTAACCG AGAGGTGGACCTGAAAACAGGTTACACCACGCGGAATATCCTGTGCATGCCCATCGTGAGCAGGGGGGCTGTTATCGGAGTGGTGCAGATGGTGAATAAGTTAAGCGGTAGTGCCTTCACTAAAACAGATGAGAACAACTTCAAGATGTTCGCTGTCTTCTGTGCCCTGGCCTTACACTGTGCAAAT ATGTACCATCGAATTCGCCACTCTGAATGCATTTACAGAGTGACAATGGAGAAACTGTCTTACCACAGCATCTGCACCTCAGAAGAATGGAAAACACTCACTCAGCTCAACCTTCCCACTCTCATTTATAAAGAGATCGAAAC GTTTCACTTTGACATAAGTCCCTTTGAGGAGATCTGGCCTGCAGTTTTCATCTACATGGTTCACAGCTCCTGTGGAAAAACCAG cTTTGAGCTGGAGAAGCTGTGTCGATTCACCATGTCCGTACGCAAGAACTACCGGCGTGTGCCCTACCACAACTGGAAGCACGCCGTGACCGTCGCCCACTGTATGTTTGCAATCCTACAGAAGACCCCCGGGACCTTCACAGAGCTCGAG AAGAAAGGACTCTTGATAGCCTGCCTGTGTCACGATCTGGACCATCGAGGGTACAGCAACACTTATCTGCAGAAGTTTGACCACCCGCTGGCTGCTCTGTACTCCACCTCCACTATGGAGCAGCATCACTTCTCTCAGACTGTCTCCATTTTGCAGG AAGGGCACAATATTTTCTCCAACCTGAATTCCAGCGAGTACGAGCAGGTGCTAGAAATCATCCGGAAGGCCATCATCGCCACGGACCTGGCCCTTTACTTCAACAACCACCAGCAACTGTCAGAGCTTCTCACCTCAGGTGATCTCGACttcaacaaccactcacacag GGACCGTGTGATTGGTCTGATGATGACAGCATGTGACCTGTGTTCTGTAACTAAGCAATGGCAGATCACACGACTCACAGCCAACGACATCTATGCTGAATTCTGGGCCGAG GGAGATGAGATGAAGAAGATCGGGATGCAGCCCATTTCAATGATGGATCGAGACAAGAAAGATGAAGTCCCTCAAGGCCAA GTGGGATTCTACAATGCTGTAGCAATTCCATGTTATACGACACTAGCAGATCTTTTCTCTCCATCCAGTCCACTTCTAAAAGCGTGCAA GGAGAACTTGAGCCAATGGGAGAAGATAGCGCATGGTGAGGTGGAGGACGTGGTTCCTCACCGGCCTTCTGATTCAGGACCTGTCAAGGTGGACAACTGA
- the pde10a gene encoding cAMP and cAMP-inhibited cGMP 3',5'-cyclic phosphodiesterase 10A isoform X1 — protein MSKKRKSLDDLGFEESPLEGCSDPGLTDEKVKAYLSLHPQMLDDFVLESVSAETLDRWLKRKTSSRPADDTSSKEVSRQYQDANMQGVVYELNSYMEQRLDTGGDNKLLLYELCSIVKTATKADGFALYFLGECNNSLCLFTPTRTKDGPPSLVPSGPIAFGTTIAAHVAKTRKTLLVEDIMGDERFPDGTGQDSGIRVHSVLCLPILTAIGDLIAILELRRHWGKEPFNLSHQEVATANLAWASVAIHQVQVCRGLAKQTELNDFLLDVSKTYFDNIVAIDSLLEHIMIYAKNLVNADRCALFQVDQNNKELYSDLFDIGEEKEGKPVFRKTKEIRFSIEKGIAGQVARTGEVLNIPDAYADPRFNREVDLKTGYTTRNILCMPIVSRGAVIGVVQMVNKLSGSAFTKTDENNFKMFAVFCALALHCANMYHRIRHSECIYRVTMEKLSYHSICTSEEWKTLTQLNLPTLIYKEIETFHFDISPFEEIWPAVFIYMVHSSCGKTSFELEKLCRFTMSVRKNYRRVPYHNWKHAVTVAHCMFAILQKTPGTFTELEKKGLLIACLCHDLDHRGYSNTYLQKFDHPLAALYSTSTMEQHHFSQTVSILQLEGHNIFSNLNSSEYEQVLEIIRKAIIATDLALYFNNHQQLSELLTSGDLDFNNHSHRDRVIGLMMTACDLCSVTKQWQITRLTANDIYAEFWAEGDEMKKIGMQPISMMDRDKKDEVPQGQVGFYNAVAIPCYTTLADLFSPSSPLLKACKENLSQWEKIAHGEVEDVVPHRPSDSGPVKVDN, from the exons ATGACACGTCGTCCAAAGAGGTCAGCAGG CAGTACCAGGATGCGAACATGCAGGGTGTGGTGTATGAACTCAACAGCTACATGGAGCAGCGCTTGGACACTGGAGGAGACAACAAGCTGTTGCTCTATGAACTCTGCAGCATTGTTAAAACAG CAACAAAAGCTGATGGATTTGCACTTTACTTTTTGGGAGAATGCAACAAT AGTTTATGTTTGTTCACCCCAACAAGGACCAAGGATGGTCCCCCAAGCCTTGTCCCATCTGGGCCCATCGCATTCGGGACAACCATTGCAGCTCATGTTGCCAAGACTCGCAAAACACTTTTAGTAGAAGACATCATGGGG GACGAGCGCTTCCCAGATGGCACAGGGCAGGACTCAGGGATCCGTGTTCATTCTGTCTTGTGCCTCCCCATCCTCACTGCCATTGGGGACCTCATCGCCATACTGGAGCTGCGTCGGCACTGGGGAAAGGAGCCGTTCAACCTCAGTCACCAAGAG gTTGCAACAGCAAACCTAGCGTGGGCGTCAGTTGCCATTCATCAAGTACAG GTGTGCCGAGGCCTCGCTAAACAGACGGAGCTCAATGACTTCCTCTTAGATGTGTCAAA AACATACTTTGATAATATTGTGGCAATAGATTCTCTACTTGAACACATTATG ATATATGCAAAAAACCTGGTGAATGCCGACAGGTGTGCACTCTTCCAGGTAGATCAAAACAACAAAGAACTGTATTCTGACCTGTTCGATATTGGTGAGGAGAAAGAAGGCAAGCCAGTCTTTAGGAAAACCAAAGAAATTAG GTTTTCTATAGAGAAAGGAATAGCTGGTCAGGTGGCTCGGACAGGGGAAGTCTTAAATATCCCAGATGCCTATGCAGACCCGCGGTTTAACCG AGAGGTGGACCTGAAAACAGGTTACACCACGCGGAATATCCTGTGCATGCCCATCGTGAGCAGGGGGGCTGTTATCGGAGTGGTGCAGATGGTGAATAAGTTAAGCGGTAGTGCCTTCACTAAAACAGATGAGAACAACTTCAAGATGTTCGCTGTCTTCTGTGCCCTGGCCTTACACTGTGCAAAT ATGTACCATCGAATTCGCCACTCTGAATGCATTTACAGAGTGACAATGGAGAAACTGTCTTACCACAGCATCTGCACCTCAGAAGAATGGAAAACACTCACTCAGCTCAACCTTCCCACTCTCATTTATAAAGAGATCGAAAC GTTTCACTTTGACATAAGTCCCTTTGAGGAGATCTGGCCTGCAGTTTTCATCTACATGGTTCACAGCTCCTGTGGAAAAACCAG cTTTGAGCTGGAGAAGCTGTGTCGATTCACCATGTCCGTACGCAAGAACTACCGGCGTGTGCCCTACCACAACTGGAAGCACGCCGTGACCGTCGCCCACTGTATGTTTGCAATCCTACAGAAGACCCCCGGGACCTTCACAGAGCTCGAG AAGAAAGGACTCTTGATAGCCTGCCTGTGTCACGATCTGGACCATCGAGGGTACAGCAACACTTATCTGCAGAAGTTTGACCACCCGCTGGCTGCTCTGTACTCCACCTCCACTATGGAGCAGCATCACTTCTCTCAGACTGTCTCCATTTTGCAG CTGGAAGGGCACAATATTTTCTCCAACCTGAATTCCAGCGAGTACGAGCAGGTGCTAGAAATCATCCGGAAGGCCATCATCGCCACGGACCTGGCCCTTTACTTCAACAACCACCAGCAACTGTCAGAGCTTCTCACCTCAGGTGATCTCGACttcaacaaccactcacacag GGACCGTGTGATTGGTCTGATGATGACAGCATGTGACCTGTGTTCTGTAACTAAGCAATGGCAGATCACACGACTCACAGCCAACGACATCTATGCTGAATTCTGGGCCGAG GGAGATGAGATGAAGAAGATCGGGATGCAGCCCATTTCAATGATGGATCGAGACAAGAAAGATGAAGTCCCTCAAGGCCAA GTGGGATTCTACAATGCTGTAGCAATTCCATGTTATACGACACTAGCAGATCTTTTCTCTCCATCCAGTCCACTTCTAAAAGCGTGCAA GGAGAACTTGAGCCAATGGGAGAAGATAGCGCATGGTGAGGTGGAGGACGTGGTTCCTCACCGGCCTTCTGATTCAGGACCTGTCAAGGTGGACAACTGA